A section of the Branchiostoma lanceolatum isolate klBraLanc5 chromosome 19, klBraLanc5.hap2, whole genome shotgun sequence genome encodes:
- the LOC136425666 gene encoding uncharacterized protein, with the protein MADIMADIMADITMETITTETIIMAAFLRIMAAFLRTIMAVLIIPTTARLDRLITLDLTTRLTTPVLTLHSSLTTILTIIITMVTVAMTTSAASSCEGSDGKSKNRRT; encoded by the coding sequence ATGGCGGACATCATGGCGGACATCATGGCGGACATCACCATGGAAACCATCACCACGGAAACCATCATCATGGCGGCTTTCCTCCGCATCATGGCGGCTTTCCTCCGCACCATCATGGCGGTCCTCATCATCCCCACCACGGCACGTTTGGACCGCCTCATCACTTTGGACCTCACCACCCGCCTCACCACGCCGGTCCTCACACTCCACTCTTCCCTCACCACGAtcctcaccatcatcatcaccatggtCACCGTCGCCATGACAACGAGTGCTGCGTCATCCTGTGAAGGATCCGACGGAAAATCTAAAAATCGACGGACTTAA
- the LOC136425454 gene encoding retinol dehydrogenase 16-like isoform X5 has translation MEVLTLLEVIAVLWVTYLVVTWWLERGRLSQLTDKTVLITGCDTGFGNLLARRLDQLGLRVFAGCLTEAGVAELRQSCSERLQPIQMDVTRSDSVEAAVRVVKEAVGSKGLWGLVNNAGVPNVGGGIMEWATKEDYQAVLNVNLLGMIDVTKTFLPLLKRSRGRVVNVASISGRVSVPAGPYSVSKFGVEAFSDSLRRAMRCFGVKVHIIEPGFSRTKMTEPELLNRLLDNAWKRLSPETKAEYGEGFLLASKDDGEAPSYLMIPEDPVIAVDAMEHALCATHPRSRYVIGWLARFIAVPTSWLPTDLGDLVIRLVAPMPTPACCKGQQ, from the exons ATGGAGGTGTTGACGTTACTTGAGGTCATCGCTGTCCTGTGGGTGACGTATTTAGTGGTTACTTGGTGGTTGGAGAGAGGACGTCTATCACAG CTAACAGACAAGACCGTCCTGATCACGGGGTGTGACACCGGCTTCGGGAACCTCCTGGCCAGGCGGCTGGACCAGCTCGGCCTGCGGGTGTTCGCGGGCTGTCTGACCGAGGCCGGCGTGGCAGAGTTACGGCAGTCTTGCTCCGAACGGCTGCAGCCGATCCAGATGGACGTCACCAGATCAGACAGCGTAGAGGCTGCGGTCAGGGTGGTAAAGGAGGCTGTGGGGAGTAAAG GATTGTGGGGGCTGGTGAACAATGCGGGTGTTCCCAATGTTGGGGGAGGTATCATGGAGTGGGCGACAAAGGAAGATTATCAG GCCGTTCTGAACGTGAACTTGCTGGGAATGATTGACGTCACCAAGACATTTCTCCCCCTCCTGAAGAGGTCACGTGGTCGGGTCGTCAATGTCGCAAGTATTTCTGGGAGAGTGTCTGTGCCAGCCGGACCGTATTCAGTCTCTAAGTTTGGCGTGGAGGCATTTTCTGATTCATTGAG GCGGGCTATGAGATGCTTTGGGGTCAAAGTTCACATCATCGAACCTGGTTTCAGCCGTACCAAAATGACCGAACCGGAACTCCTCAACCGTCTTCTGGACAACGCCTGGAAACGGCTGAGTCCTGAGACGAAGGCTGAGTACGGGGAAGGGTTCCTATTGGCTT CAAAGGACGATGGAGAAGCGCCATCTTACCTCATGATACCTGAAGATCCAGTTATTGCTGTGGACGCGATGGAGCATGCGCTGTGCGCTACCCACCCCCGGAGTCGTTACGTGATTGGTTGGCTCGCCCGTTTCATCGCTGTACCAACTTCCTGGCTGCCCACCGACCTGGGTGATCTGGTCATCCGGTTGGTGGCACCAATGCCTACACCGGCGTGTTGTAAGGGTCAGCAGTAG
- the LOC136425454 gene encoding retinol dehydrogenase 16-like isoform X6, translating to MEVLTLLEVIAVLWVTYLVVTWWLERGRLSQLTDKTVLITGCDTGFGNLLARRLDQLGLRVFAGCLTEAGVAELRQSCSERLQPIQMDVTRSDSVEAAVRVVKEAVGSKGLWGLVNNAGILGVAGTMAWATKDDYQAVLNVNLLGMIDVTKTFLPLLKRSRGRVVNVASISGRVSVPAGPYSVSKFGVEAFSDSLRRAMRCFGVKVHIIEPGFSRTKMTEPELLNRLLDNAWKRLSPETKAEYGEGFLLASKDDGEAPSYLMIPEDPVIAVDAMEHALCATHPRSRYVIGWLARFIAVPTSWLPTDLGDLVIRLVAPMPTPACCKGQQ from the exons ATGGAGGTGTTGACGTTACTTGAGGTCATCGCTGTCCTGTGGGTGACGTATTTAGTGGTTACTTGGTGGTTGGAGAGAGGACGTCTATCACAG CTAACAGACAAGACCGTCCTGATCACGGGGTGTGACACCGGCTTCGGGAACCTCCTGGCCAGGCGGCTGGACCAGCTCGGCCTGCGGGTGTTCGCGGGCTGTCTGACCGAGGCCGGCGTGGCAGAGTTACGGCAGTCTTGCTCCGAACGGCTGCAGCCGATCCAGATGGACGTCACCAGATCAGACAGCGTAGAGGCTGCGGTCAGGGTGGTAAAGGAGGCTGTGGGGAGTAAAG GTTTGTGGGGGCTGGTGAACAATGCGGGTATTCTCGGTGTTGCGGGGACCATGGCGTGGGCAACCAAGGATGATTATCAG GCCGTTCTGAACGTGAACTTGCTGGGAATGATTGACGTCACCAAGACATTTCTCCCCCTCCTGAAGAGGTCACGTGGTCGGGTCGTCAATGTCGCAAGTATTTCTGGGAGAGTGTCTGTGCCAGCCGGACCGTATTCAGTCTCTAAGTTTGGCGTGGAGGCATTTTCTGATTCATTGAG GCGGGCTATGAGATGCTTTGGGGTCAAAGTTCACATCATCGAACCTGGTTTCAGCCGTACCAAAATGACCGAACCGGAACTCCTCAACCGTCTTCTGGACAACGCCTGGAAACGGCTGAGTCCTGAGACGAAGGCTGAGTACGGGGAAGGGTTCCTATTGGCTT CAAAGGACGATGGAGAAGCGCCATCTTACCTCATGATACCTGAAGATCCAGTTATTGCTGTGGACGCGATGGAGCATGCGCTGTGCGCTACCCACCCCCGGAGTCGTTACGTGATTGGTTGGCTCGCCCGTTTCATCGCTGTACCAACTTCCTGGCTGCCCACCGACCTGGGTGATCTGGTCATCCGGTTGGTGGCACCAATGCCTACACCGGCGTGTTGTAAGGGTCAGCAGTAG
- the LOC136425454 gene encoding retinol dehydrogenase 16-like isoform X2 — protein MEVLTLLEVIAVLWVTYLVVTWWLERGRLSQLTDKTVLITGCDTGFGNLLARRLDQLGLRVFAGCLTEAGVAELRQSCSERLQPIQMDVTRSDSVEAAVRVVKEAVGSKGLWGLVNNAGILGVAGTMAWATKDDYQAVLNVNLLGMIDVTNKFLPLLKKSRGRIVNVASIAGRFSTGTTVPYSVSKYGVEAFSDSLRRSMKFFGVKVHIIEPGYFRTEISNLEVVLRRLDRAWQRQSSETKSEYGEEFLQAVKDAVVAKERFKEDPVLVVDAMEHALFATHPRSRYVIGWDARFMFIPISWLPTDLGDLVGKLIAPPKMRPTPVCYKDRQ, from the exons ATGGAGGTGTTGACGTTACTTGAGGTCATCGCTGTCCTGTGGGTGACGTATTTAGTGGTTACTTGGTGGTTGGAGAGAGGACGTCTATCACAG CTAACAGACAAGACCGTCCTGATCACGGGGTGTGACACCGGCTTCGGGAACCTCCTGGCCAGGCGGCTGGACCAGCTCGGCCTGCGGGTGTTCGCGGGCTGTCTGACCGAGGCCGGCGTGGCAGAGTTACGGCAGTCTTGCTCCGAACGGCTGCAGCCGATCCAGATGGACGTCACCAGATCAGACAGCGTAGAGGCTGCGGTCAGGGTGGTAAAGGAGGCTGTGGGGAGTAAAG GTTTGTGGGGGCTGGTGAACAATGCGGGTATTCTCGGTGTTGCGGGGACCATGGCGTGGGCAACCAAGGATGATTATCAG GCCGTTTTGAACGTGAACTTGCTCGGGATGATCGACGTCACCAACAAATTTCTCCCGCTTCTCAAGAAGTCACGTGGTCGCATCGTGAATGTCGCAAGTATTGCTGGGAGGTTTTCTACGGGGACTACCGTACCTTACAGTGTGTCTAAATATGGCGTGGAGGCATTTTCAGACTCTCTGAG aCGGTCTATGAAATTCTTTGGGGTCAAAGTTCACATCATCGAGCCTGGGTACTTCCGGACCGAAATTAGCAATCTGGAGGTCGTCCTGCGTCGTCTGGACCGCGCCTGGCAACGGCAGAGTTCGGAGACGAAGTCTGAGTACGGAGAGGAGTTCCTACAAGCCG tAAAGGACGCTGTAGTCGCAAAGGAGCGTTTCAAGGAAGATCCAGTTCTTGTTGTGGATGCGATGGAGCATGCGCTGTTCGCTACCCACCCCCGGAGCCGTTACGTGATTGGTTGGGACGCCCGTTTCATGTTCATACCGATTTCCTGGCTGCCCACCGACCTGGGTGATCTTGTCGGAAAGCTTATAGCACCACCGAAAATGAGGCCTACGCCGGTCTGTTATAAGGATCGACAATAG